From the genome of Bacteroidales bacterium, one region includes:
- a CDS encoding PAS domain S-box protein, producing MRNYRLYADKVSQPLHDGTDELFRAIFDDSPDAIFLIHPRDFVIYDCNAKALQLFQASDKTEIEGRNAFSLYESEPVEFSRNIFLETIGKGIEHSQELSFRSLKGNVFWGRCIIRQVKSKGIPVVVFRVRRVIDYMKTAEMLSTMIKYTSKSTGQAYFSTLTELLAKTFSVCTVMVAKVSDDKKLATLVHGWHRSKTLEPFTFELETSPSLNVIRGYPTFYPRNLREMFPDDILVKQLNIEAYLGTPIFCAAGEVCGLLLIMDDQPMEEIPNSRYILSIFASRAGAEFERLQVEESYRQKIRELEEKTVSGNQ from the coding sequence ATGCGCAATTATAGGTTATATGCCGATAAAGTTTCTCAGCCGCTGCACGATGGCACTGATGAACTGTTCAGGGCAATTTTTGATGATTCCCCCGATGCGATTTTCTTAATCCATCCCCGCGACTTCGTTATTTACGATTGCAATGCCAAAGCACTGCAACTTTTCCAGGCTTCTGACAAAACAGAGATAGAAGGCAGGAATGCGTTTTCGCTTTATGAATCGGAACCCGTTGAATTCAGCAGGAATATTTTTCTTGAAACCATCGGTAAAGGCATTGAACATAGCCAGGAACTGTCTTTCCGTTCACTTAAAGGCAATGTATTCTGGGGCCGTTGCATCATACGGCAGGTGAAATCGAAAGGGATCCCGGTTGTTGTTTTTCGCGTTCGCCGTGTTATTGATTATATGAAAACAGCCGAAATGCTGTCAACAATGATCAAATATACGTCTAAATCTACGGGTCAGGCCTATTTCTCAACACTCACTGAATTACTTGCAAAAACCTTCAGCGTTTGTACTGTAATGGTTGCTAAAGTAAGTGATGACAAAAAATTGGCAACCCTGGTTCATGGATGGCACAGGTCAAAAACACTCGAGCCCTTTACATTTGAACTTGAAACAAGTCCTTCGCTCAATGTGATCCGCGGATATCCTACGTTTTATCCACGAAACCTCAGGGAAATGTTTCCCGATGATATCCTTGTCAAACAACTGAATATTGAAGCTTACCTGGGAACACCCATTTTCTGCGCAGCCGGTGAGGTTTGCGGATTATTGCTGATTATGGATGATCAGCCCATGGAAGAAATTCCAAACTCACGATATATCCTGTCCATCTTTGCATCGCGTGCCGGCGCTGAATTTGAGCGTTTGCAGGTAGAAGAAAGTTACAGGCAAAAGATACGGGAGCTGGAGGAGAAAACAGTGAGTGGAAACCAATAG
- a CDS encoding co-chaperone GroES family protein, translated as MSLEIGNQNLDKFIVVGDRVLIKPKTPHEKTKTGLYLPPGVQERENIQTGYVVKVGPGYPIPAINEVDEPWKDKSDEVKYVPLQPKIGDEAIYLQKSGWEIEFNNEKYVIVPHNAILMLIRDEGLFK; from the coding sequence ATGTCACTCGAAATAGGGAACCAGAATCTGGATAAGTTTATTGTTGTTGGCGACAGGGTATTGATTAAGCCTAAGACACCACATGAAAAAACAAAAACCGGGTTATATCTGCCTCCGGGTGTGCAGGAGCGTGAGAACATTCAGACAGGGTATGTTGTGAAAGTAGGCCCGGGTTATCCTATTCCTGCCATTAACGAGGTGGATGAACCGTGGAAGGATAAAAGCGATGAAGTGAAATATGTTCCATTGCAGCCGAAGATAGGGGATGAAGCCATTTATCTCCAGAAGAGCGGCTGGGAGATTGAATTCAATAATGAAAAATATGTTATCGTCCCTCACAATGCCATTCTGATGCTGATAAGGGATGAAGGACTGTTTAAGTAA